One region of Quercus lobata isolate SW786 chromosome 2, ValleyOak3.0 Primary Assembly, whole genome shotgun sequence genomic DNA includes:
- the LOC115977866 gene encoding vacuolar iron transporter homolog 4-like: MASNVQTSLNGAKFTIPTTHDLEQSTLETEAKEFDYSKRSQWLRAAVLGANDGLVSTASLMMGVGAVKQDIKAMILTGFAGLVAGACSMAIGEFVSVYSQLDIEVAQMKREKQKGELGGERSEEEEDGEKESLPNPLQAAAASALAFSAGAMVPLLAASFIKEYKVRVGVVVGAVSLALVVFGWLGAMLGKVPLVRSVLRVLIGGLLAMAITFGLTKLIGSSGL; encoded by the coding sequence atggcaTCCAACGTCCAAACATCCCTGAATGGTGCTAAATTCACCATTCCCACCACTCATGACCTGGAGCAATCAACATTGGAGACAGAAGCCAAGGAATTTGATTACTCAAAAAGATCCCAGTGGTTACGTGCAGCTGTGTTAGGAGCCAACGATGGGCTGGTCTCAACAGCTTCATTGATGATGGGTGTTGGAGCAGTTAAACAAGACATTAAGGCCATGATACTTACTGGGTTTGCAGGCCTTGTTGCTGGGGCTTGTAGCATGGCCATAGGAGAGTTTGTGTCTGTGTACTCACAGTTGGATATAGAGGTGGCCCAGATGAAAAGAGAGAAGCAAAAGGGTGAGCTAGGTGGAGAAAGAtcagaagaggaagaagatggtgaaaaaGAGAGTTTGCCAAACCCCTTGCAAGCCGCAGCAGCATCAGCTCTTGCCTTTTCTGCGGGTGCAATGGTTCCATTACTTGCAGCTTCGTTCATAAAAGAGTATAAGGTAAGAGTAGGAGTGGTAGTGGGTGCAGTGAGCTTGGCTTTGGTGGTATTTGGGTGGTTGGGTGCTATGTTAGGTAAGGTACCATTGGTTAGGTCTGTACTGAGGGTTCTGATTGGAGGTTTGCTTGCTATGGCTATAACTTTTGGGTTAACCAAACTGATTGGATCAAGTGGGCTGTAA